Proteins from a genomic interval of Oncorhynchus kisutch isolate 150728-3 linkage group LG28, Okis_V2, whole genome shotgun sequence:
- the LOC109883609 gene encoding ras-related protein Rab-1B-like: MNPEYDYLFKLLLIGDSGVGKSCLLLRFADDTYTESYISTIGVDFKIRTIELDGKTIKLQIWDTAGQERFRTITSSYYRGAHGIIVVYDVTDQESYNNIKQWLQEIDRYASENVNKLLVGNKCDLTTKKVVDYTTAKEFADSLSIPFLETSAKNATNVEQSFMTMAAEIKKRMGPGATTGGDKPNLKIDSTPVRQSGGGCC, translated from the exons ATGAATCCTGAATA TGACTACCTGTTCAAGCTGCTTCTGATCGGCGATTCAGGGGTGGGCAAGTCTTGCCTCCTGCTTCGATTTgcg GATGACACCTACACGGAAAGTTACATAAGCACCATCGGCGTGGACTTCAAAATCCGAACTATTGAATTGGACGGCAAGACAATCAAACTACAGATT TGGGACACTGCTGGTCAGGAGCGGTTTCGCACCATCACCTCCAGCTATTACAGAGGAGCCCATGGTATCATCGTTGTCTATGATGTAACAGATCAG GAGTCTTACAACAATATAAAGCAGTGGCTGCAGGAAATCGACCGCTATGCCAGCGAAAATGTCAACAAACTGCTGGTGGGTAACAAGTGTGACCTCACCACCAAGAAAGTAGTAGACTACACAACAGCCAAG GAATTTGCTGACTCCCTATCCATCCCCTTCCTCGAGACCAGTGCTAAGAACGCAACCAACGTGGAGCAATCCTTCATGACCATGGCGGCTGAGATTAAGAAGCGCATGGGGCCCGGGGCCACGACAGGAGGAGACAAACCCAACCTGAAGATTGATAGCACCCCAGTAAGGCAGTCTGGAGGAGGATGCTGTTAG